From a single Fulvivirga ulvae genomic region:
- a CDS encoding HipA domain-containing protein, producing MSLPIIKYCPGTLSEGFDTYSQTCLKRLFNGRKVHHILPYDSPASNPETDEVFEDSRKTISISGVQEKFSVLQDKNKLRLVKEGERGTHILKPIPVVGKRNDQMPANEHLTMQIARQVYGIETAENGLIFFKNGTPAYITKRFDIKEDGTKLGQDDFASLAGRTPQTHGEHYKYLGNYSELFQLMETYLPAYKLEAPKLLKVLIFNYLFSNGDAHFKNFSILETSMGDYRLSPAYDLLNSRIHVQDQDFALDDGLLTRNMAQGKIGQQFAILAEKSGISRKAFDNIMSLMLTHSDKVERLVKACFLNGSTKRNFWQAYQGRLKQLSKT from the coding sequence ATGAGCTTGCCCATAATAAAGTACTGCCCGGGCACACTGTCTGAGGGCTTTGATACCTATAGCCAAACTTGCTTAAAGAGACTATTTAACGGGAGAAAGGTTCATCATATTTTGCCCTATGATTCTCCCGCTTCCAATCCGGAAACAGATGAGGTTTTCGAGGACAGTAGAAAGACCATTTCCATTTCAGGTGTGCAGGAGAAGTTCTCGGTATTACAAGACAAGAATAAGTTAAGGCTGGTTAAAGAGGGTGAGCGAGGAACGCATATCCTTAAACCCATACCTGTTGTGGGCAAAAGGAATGACCAAATGCCGGCCAACGAACATTTGACCATGCAGATTGCTCGACAGGTTTATGGAATCGAGACCGCTGAAAATGGATTGATTTTTTTTAAAAATGGTACTCCTGCATATATTACCAAACGGTTTGACATAAAAGAAGATGGAACCAAATTGGGTCAGGATGATTTCGCTTCATTAGCAGGTCGAACTCCGCAAACTCACGGAGAACATTATAAATATTTGGGAAATTACAGCGAATTATTCCAGTTGATGGAAACTTATTTGCCAGCCTACAAACTGGAAGCTCCGAAATTGTTAAAGGTTCTTATTTTCAATTATCTTTTTTCAAATGGAGACGCCCATTTTAAAAACTTTTCCATTTTGGAAACTTCAATGGGAGATTACAGGCTAAGTCCGGCTTATGATCTGCTCAATAGTCGTATCCATGTACAGGATCAGGATTTTGCTTTGGATGATGGTCTGTTGACAAGAAATATGGCTCAGGGGAAAATCGGTCAACAGTTCGCTATACTTGCAGAAAAGTCGGGTATTAGCAGGAAAGCTTTTGATAACATAATGTCCTTGATGTTAACTCATTCTGACAAGGTGGAACGTTTGGTAAAGGCTTGTTTTCTTAATGGTTCAACA
- a CDS encoding HipA N-terminal domain-containing protein, whose amino-acid sequence MRSARILFKDEEAGVLTQHDDGSFTFSYNQSWMEDSAKPGISLTLPKSKQTYQSKFLFPFFYNMLPEGANKQVVCKYNRIDFDDYFGQLMVVGKSDTIGAVRVIKDETR is encoded by the coding sequence ATGAGAAGTGCTAGAATATTATTTAAAGATGAAGAGGCAGGCGTTTTAACACAACATGACGATGGCTCTTTTACTTTTAGCTATAATCAAAGCTGGATGGAAGATTCGGCTAAGCCTGGTATTAGCCTCACACTACCAAAAAGCAAGCAGACCTATCAATCAAAATTTCTATTCCCTTTTTTTTATAACATGTTACCAGAAGGTGCTAATAAACAAGTAGTCTGTAAATACAACAGGATTGACTTTGATGACTACTTCGGACAATTAATGGTTGTCGGAAAAAGTGATACAATCGGAGCAGTTAGGGTTATAAAAGATGAAACCAGATGA
- a CDS encoding helix-turn-helix domain-containing protein encodes MHLEELIRTLKERRESLSVTQETLAELAGVGLRTLKQFESGKGNPTFMTLQKLADVLGLELCLKLKSIPGNK; translated from the coding sequence ATGCACTTGGAGGAATTGATAAGAACACTAAAAGAGCGTAGAGAATCCCTCAGTGTTACACAGGAGACTTTGGCCGAATTGGCAGGAGTTGGCCTACGGACTCTCAAACAATTTGAAAGCGGGAAGGGCAATCCTACTTTTATGACCCTGCAAAAGTTAGCTGATGTGTTAGGCCTTGAGCTCTGTTTAAAGCTAAAAAGTATACCCGGTAATAAATGA
- the floA gene encoding flotillin-like protein FloA (flotillin-like protein involved in membrane lipid rafts): MEGIGLILIIFLGIVLFFIFLYFIPVGLWITARFSNVKVGLFELMFMRIRKVPPGVIVNSLITATKAGLTVTTKELETHYLAGGHVPSVIKALISADKANINLTFKQATAIDLAGRDVFEAVQISVNPKVITTPKVAAVAADGIQLIAIARVTVRANIQQLVGGAGEDTILARVGEGIVTSIGSADSHKNVLENPDKISKLVLQRGLDAGTAFEILSIDIADVDVGTNIGAKLQTDQASADLKVAEAKAEERRAMAVAHEQEMKAKAQEARAKVIEAEAEVPKAMAEAFRSGNLGIMDYYKMDNIKADTEMRESIAKPSGKSSSKDKGDKK, translated from the coding sequence ATGGAAGGAATCGGCCTTATACTAATTATTTTCCTGGGAATTGTACTGTTTTTCATATTCCTGTACTTTATTCCCGTAGGTCTCTGGATCACCGCACGCTTTTCTAATGTGAAAGTGGGGCTTTTCGAACTCATGTTTATGAGGATAAGGAAAGTGCCTCCGGGAGTTATTGTTAACTCCCTGATCACTGCGACCAAGGCAGGGCTTACAGTTACCACCAAGGAACTTGAAACGCACTACCTGGCAGGAGGTCACGTACCTTCAGTTATCAAAGCATTGATTTCAGCAGATAAGGCAAATATCAATCTTACCTTTAAGCAGGCAACAGCTATTGACCTTGCCGGAAGGGATGTGTTTGAAGCGGTTCAGATCTCAGTAAATCCTAAAGTGATCACCACACCTAAAGTAGCGGCAGTAGCGGCAGACGGTATTCAGCTTATCGCCATTGCACGGGTTACTGTACGGGCCAACATTCAGCAGTTGGTTGGTGGTGCCGGAGAAGACACTATTCTGGCCAGGGTTGGTGAAGGTATCGTTACCTCCATCGGTTCTGCCGACTCTCATAAAAATGTACTTGAAAACCCGGATAAAATATCAAAGCTTGTATTGCAGAGAGGTTTGGATGCAGGTACTGCATTTGAGATCCTTTCCATTGATATCGCTGATGTGGACGTAGGAACCAACATCGGGGCGAAACTTCAAACTGACCAGGCGTCTGCTGACCTTAAAGTAGCTGAAGCCAAGGCAGAAGAAAGAAGGGCAATGGCTGTGGCGCACGAACAGGAAATGAAAGCCAAAGCTCAGGAGGCCCGTGCCAAGGTAATTGAAGCAGAAGCTGAAGTACCTAAAGCCATGGCAGAAGCCTTTAGAAGTGGTAACCTCGGTATTATGGACTACTATAAAATGGATAATATCAAAGCCGACACCGAGATGAGGGAATCCATTGCCAAACCTAGTGGCAAATCTTCATCAAAGGATAAAGGCGACAAAAAATAG
- a CDS encoding NfeD family protein yields MAEWITVIALVVIGLSLIVAEVIFVPGTTLVGIIGFIATAFGIFLSFTYFGSEVGWWITAGSVILFGISLYFSFKGNTWDRFSLKSTINSKVNEGLTSKLKVGDEGIAMSAIRPMGKADFHDAEYEVRSMGNYIDSGTTVKIIKIDVNNIFVEPIN; encoded by the coding sequence ATGGCTGAGTGGATAACCGTAATAGCCCTGGTTGTGATAGGGCTTTCGTTAATTGTAGCAGAAGTGATTTTCGTGCCCGGCACTACACTGGTGGGCATCATCGGATTTATCGCTACAGCTTTCGGTATATTTTTAAGTTTTACCTACTTTGGCAGTGAAGTTGGCTGGTGGATTACGGCAGGAAGTGTCATTTTATTCGGAATATCCTTATATTTCAGTTTCAAAGGCAATACCTGGGACAGGTTCTCATTAAAAAGTACGATAAACAGCAAAGTAAATGAGGGGCTGACCAGCAAATTAAAAGTTGGTGATGAAGGAATAGCCATGTCAGCCATAAGGCCCATGGGAAAAGCCGACTTTCACGATGCTGAATATGAAGTGCGGTCGATGGGAAACTATATCGACAGCGGAACAACAGTAAAAATCATTAAAATTGACGTTAATAACATCTTTGTAGAACCAATCAACTAA
- a CDS encoding WG repeat-containing protein gives MKYFFYLLTFLTSQAIFARPDIENIDYQLFEMQGKQGIKDNQGNVLIPAQYEELGWSEGDFEVVNNVLGFRLNNTWGLISLQNEIIAQPAYTQLYPGNRGLLIAAVKGKVSQRDFLGVVSTEGKVVLPFKYASVKLADLRAIVASKPGRYYMYGVVDLGDKVIIPLEYKDITVLGGLRYAVKNFDGKTAIFNDKGKQIIDFSLDSISSFRNNLAIIYDNHLRGLIDAQGQVIAPLGSKDFKISDGEAKQLSFNEWKVLDNKNNAIGSYNFDRLKIYDTSRMQVHANGKSWLINKAGDALTPQNYTDLGTEEGGHFAFKNGGLWGMMKSGGDLLISARFDSVFLFEDMIYAREKVGGIYKWSLYDGFGVKKSNHYYDNIRERTHYFFPVSRQGYWGFIDRAGEEVIHCVYDDVSPFEEGMAVVKFHGETGIIDKFGSWVVLPQKANVEIVNSQYYLTRKGKMTTLKSFEEGTVYFTENKVEVKENYLLEHLSEGGLWKIDFEGRIFNSLGEDRYQEVRPPSEGFYAAKIDGKYGFIDSQNRLRIANRYDEVGPFQEGLAAFKLLGRWGFLDKRERIIIQPSYNSSSTFKNGLAIVSNDKGKGLINLTGEPVCSFEYDDIHRQDNDRFLVTKAGKSGLISNTGKLLINAKYDELRDLNNGFAIVKKFGKYGLVNIHGVDVIPVMYDQLIYDSFNDQYLAMKKSEWENVQLP, from the coding sequence ATGAAATACTTTTTTTACCTACTTACCTTTCTTACTTCTCAGGCCATTTTTGCAAGACCCGACATTGAAAATATTGACTATCAATTATTTGAAATGCAGGGCAAACAAGGCATTAAGGATAACCAGGGAAACGTACTTATACCCGCCCAATATGAAGAGCTCGGCTGGAGCGAGGGCGATTTTGAAGTTGTCAACAATGTACTGGGCTTTCGCTTAAACAATACCTGGGGTCTGATCAGCCTTCAAAATGAAATTATTGCCCAGCCCGCATACACACAACTTTATCCGGGCAACAGAGGGCTTCTGATCGCGGCAGTGAAAGGCAAAGTCTCTCAAAGGGATTTTCTGGGGGTGGTTTCCACTGAAGGTAAAGTAGTGCTCCCTTTCAAATATGCATCTGTTAAGTTAGCCGACCTTAGGGCTATCGTTGCCAGCAAACCCGGCCGGTATTATATGTATGGTGTGGTAGACCTTGGCGATAAAGTTATTATTCCTCTAGAGTATAAAGACATTACCGTGCTAGGAGGCTTGCGGTATGCTGTTAAAAATTTTGATGGAAAAACGGCTATTTTCAACGATAAAGGCAAGCAGATCATTGATTTCAGCCTGGATAGTATCAGCAGTTTCAGGAATAACCTTGCTATAATTTACGACAATCATTTAAGAGGTCTGATTGATGCGCAAGGTCAGGTTATCGCACCATTGGGAAGTAAAGACTTCAAAATTTCCGATGGAGAAGCAAAACAGCTTTCTTTTAACGAATGGAAAGTATTGGATAACAAGAACAACGCCATTGGCAGCTACAACTTCGACAGACTAAAGATATATGATACATCAAGAATGCAGGTGCATGCCAATGGTAAAAGCTGGCTGATCAATAAGGCCGGTGATGCACTGACTCCACAAAATTATACCGACCTTGGCACTGAAGAGGGTGGACATTTCGCATTCAAAAACGGTGGCCTTTGGGGAATGATGAAGTCTGGCGGTGATCTGCTGATCTCTGCGAGGTTTGACTCCGTATTTTTATTTGAAGATATGATCTATGCCAGGGAAAAAGTAGGTGGTATATATAAATGGTCACTCTACGATGGTTTTGGTGTTAAAAAATCAAACCACTACTACGACAATATCCGTGAGCGTACCCATTACTTCTTTCCCGTAAGCCGGCAGGGCTATTGGGGCTTTATCGACAGGGCAGGAGAGGAGGTTATCCATTGTGTTTATGATGATGTTTCTCCTTTCGAAGAAGGTATGGCCGTGGTTAAATTCCATGGAGAGACCGGTATCATTGATAAATTTGGTTCTTGGGTCGTGCTACCCCAAAAAGCCAATGTTGAGATTGTCAACAGCCAGTATTATCTCACCCGCAAAGGAAAGATGACCACATTGAAGAGCTTTGAAGAGGGAACAGTTTACTTTACCGAAAACAAGGTGGAAGTAAAGGAAAACTACCTGCTGGAGCACCTTTCCGAAGGCGGACTCTGGAAAATAGACTTTGAAGGCAGAATATTCAATTCATTGGGTGAGGATCGATATCAGGAAGTAAGGCCACCCTCAGAAGGCTTTTATGCCGCCAAAATAGATGGGAAGTACGGCTTTATCGATTCACAAAACCGCCTCAGGATCGCCAACAGGTACGATGAAGTTGGCCCCTTTCAGGAAGGGCTTGCCGCGTTTAAACTTCTTGGGCGGTGGGGCTTTCTGGACAAAAGAGAGCGTATAATCATTCAGCCTTCATATAATTCGTCTTCCACATTTAAAAACGGCCTGGCTATAGTCTCCAACGATAAAGGCAAAGGACTGATAAACCTCACGGGTGAACCCGTCTGCTCTTTTGAGTATGACGATATCCACAGGCAAGACAACGACAGGTTCCTGGTTACAAAAGCAGGGAAATCGGGCCTGATCAGCAATACAGGCAAGTTATTGATAAATGCCAAATATGACGAGCTCAGAGATTTGAACAACGGGTTCGCTATCGTTAAAAAATTTGGTAAGTACGGACTGGTCAATATTCATGGTGTAGACGTGATCCCTGTCATGTATGATCAGCTTATTTATGATTCGTTCAATGACCAGTACCTTGCCATGAAAAAATCCGAATGGGAAAACGTACAGCTCCCATAA
- a CDS encoding MBL fold metallo-hydrolase: protein MYIEQLYTNCLAEAAYYIESEGEAAIIDPLREIKPYLELAEKRGTKIKYVFETHFHADFVSGHIDLSKKTGGKIIYGPNANTEYEVYNAKDGEVFTLGKVTIKALHTPGHTPESTCYLLQDENGKDHAVFTGDTLFVGDVGRPDLLDGVMSKEELAGMMYDSLNTRIKTLADDVIVYPAHGAGSACGKNIGKETYSTIGMQKAANYALQNMTKEEFIAKVTDGMLPPPKYFFEDARINKKGYEPIDSIMDKNKSALELDEFKKLIAEGALVLDTRKPDDFERGFIKGAVNIGLNGQYAVWVGTLIDIDQPLVLIVEPGMEEEAILRLARVGYENVRGYLKGGIENWDEELEKVNSINASDVAEFMKKGDKVIDIRKPAEFNAAHIKGAAFITLSDMPGNLEGLDKEKDYVVHCAGGYRSMIAASIMKREGFKNPINVYGGFGAIKDTGVEIESEAVEV from the coding sequence ATGTACATAGAGCAACTATACACCAATTGCCTTGCCGAAGCAGCTTATTATATCGAATCAGAAGGCGAAGCAGCCATTATTGATCCGTTAAGGGAAATAAAACCTTACCTCGAATTAGCTGAAAAACGTGGCACAAAGATCAAGTATGTATTCGAAACACATTTTCATGCTGATTTCGTTTCCGGCCACATCGATTTATCGAAAAAAACCGGTGGAAAAATTATTTATGGCCCCAATGCCAATACGGAATATGAGGTTTATAACGCTAAGGATGGAGAGGTTTTTACTTTAGGAAAAGTCACCATCAAAGCTCTGCACACCCCGGGGCATACTCCGGAATCTACCTGCTACCTGCTACAGGATGAAAACGGAAAAGACCATGCTGTATTTACCGGTGATACTCTGTTCGTGGGTGATGTAGGCCGCCCTGACCTGCTCGATGGTGTAATGAGTAAGGAAGAGCTGGCCGGAATGATGTACGACTCGCTCAACACCAGGATAAAAACCCTGGCTGATGATGTGATCGTTTACCCAGCACATGGTGCCGGGTCTGCGTGTGGAAAAAATATTGGCAAGGAAACCTATTCTACTATTGGCATGCAAAAAGCTGCCAACTATGCTCTACAGAATATGACGAAGGAGGAGTTTATCGCCAAAGTTACGGATGGTATGCTTCCTCCTCCCAAATACTTCTTTGAAGATGCCAGGATCAATAAGAAGGGTTATGAACCGATTGACAGCATTATGGATAAGAACAAGTCGGCACTGGAGCTTGACGAATTCAAAAAACTGATAGCAGAAGGCGCCCTGGTCCTTGACACACGGAAACCCGATGATTTCGAAAGGGGCTTTATCAAAGGTGCCGTAAATATCGGACTTAATGGCCAGTATGCCGTTTGGGTAGGAACTTTGATAGACATTGACCAACCGCTCGTGCTGATCGTAGAGCCTGGCATGGAAGAAGAAGCTATATTAAGACTGGCGCGTGTAGGGTACGAAAATGTAAGAGGCTACCTGAAAGGTGGTATTGAAAACTGGGACGAAGAACTGGAAAAAGTAAATTCCATCAATGCCTCTGATGTAGCGGAATTTATGAAAAAAGGAGATAAGGTTATAGATATTCGCAAACCCGCAGAGTTTAACGCTGCCCACATCAAAGGGGCAGCGTTCATCACCTTATCAGACATGCCCGGCAACCTCGAAGGGCTTGACAAAGAAAAAGACTATGTGGTTCATTGCGCCGGTGGTTATCGTTCTATGATTGCTGCTTCTATCATGAAACGGGAAGGCTTCAAAAACCCGATCAACGTGTACGGGGGCTTTGGTGCCATTAAAGATACAGGTGTTGAAATTGAAAGTGAGGCTGTGGAGGTTTAA
- a CDS encoding DUF6364 family protein, producing the protein MMNTKITLELESELIVRAKEYAKKNKTSLSGMIENYLSSSEESIDLTPLVKSLSGIIKLDDSDYRKELAYFLSEKHKR; encoded by the coding sequence ATGATGAATACTAAAATAACCCTGGAACTAGAAAGTGAACTTATAGTGCGAGCCAAAGAATATGCTAAAAAGAACAAGACAAGCCTTTCAGGAATGATTGAAAACTATCTGAGCTCATCAGAGGAATCCATCGATTTAACCCCTCTTGTCAAAAGCCTGTCCGGAATTATAAAATTGGATGATAGTGATTATAGAAAGGAACTTGCATATTTTCTTTCTGAGAAGCATAAGCGATGA
- a CDS encoding SDR family NAD(P)-dependent oxidoreductase translates to MQVNLTNKVVLVTGASRGIGKAIAEVLGEAGASVAVHCNSNLELAQKLATVIGHNSKAFQADLGDAKAAEELLNAVLSHYGHLDILINNAGIAIASDMKMNGEQWLQDWSKTMAVNLTAPALLCRLAIPHFIERKEGIIINISSRAAFRGDTADYLGYAASKGGLVALTKSIARAYGKQGITAFGVAPGFTKTEMAQDFIDAYGEDYAIKDIALTELTEPLDVAHTVCFLASGLAKHATGATIDINAGSYVR, encoded by the coding sequence ATGCAAGTAAATTTGACAAATAAAGTTGTTTTGGTTACTGGTGCCAGTCGTGGCATTGGCAAAGCCATAGCGGAGGTGCTCGGAGAAGCCGGGGCTTCAGTAGCAGTACATTGTAACAGCAACCTGGAACTTGCGCAGAAATTAGCGACGGTCATCGGCCATAACTCAAAAGCTTTCCAGGCAGACCTGGGAGATGCCAAAGCTGCCGAAGAGCTGCTCAATGCAGTCTTATCACACTACGGGCACCTCGACATCCTGATCAACAATGCAGGCATAGCCATTGCTTCCGATATGAAAATGAACGGTGAGCAATGGCTGCAGGATTGGAGTAAAACCATGGCCGTTAACCTCACAGCCCCCGCATTGCTTTGCAGGCTGGCCATTCCACACTTCATCGAACGAAAGGAAGGCATAATCATCAACATAAGCTCACGCGCCGCTTTCAGAGGAGACACGGCCGACTATCTGGGCTATGCAGCCTCAAAAGGAGGACTTGTAGCCCTCACTAAATCCATCGCCCGGGCCTATGGAAAGCAGGGAATAACAGCTTTCGGAGTAGCTCCGGGCTTCACCAAAACAGAAATGGCCCAAGACTTCATAGACGCCTATGGCGAAGACTATGCCATAAAAGACATCGCACTAACAGAACTCACCGAGCCGCTTGATGTGGCCCATACCGTATGCTTCCTCGCCAGCGGCCTCGCCAAACATGCCACCGGAGCCACCATTGACATCAATGCAGGAAGCTATGTGAGGTGA
- a CDS encoding GNAT family N-acetyltransferase yields MRIEKISASDTWPLRHIVMWPEKPLEFVQLPEDHEGTHYGLFEENKLISIISLFLKDDQLQFRKFATRIDKQGLGYGSKLLSHIIAEADQSGAQSIWCNAREEKCMFYEKFGLKKTERKFTKAGKDYVIMERIF; encoded by the coding sequence ATGAGGATAGAAAAAATAAGTGCCAGTGATACATGGCCACTCCGCCATATAGTGATGTGGCCGGAGAAGCCGCTTGAATTTGTACAACTACCCGAAGACCACGAAGGCACCCATTATGGCTTATTTGAAGAAAATAAGCTTATCTCTATCATTTCCCTTTTCCTTAAAGACGATCAACTCCAGTTCAGAAAGTTTGCTACGCGTATAGATAAACAGGGACTGGGATATGGATCAAAATTACTTAGTCACATTATAGCCGAAGCTGATCAATCCGGAGCTCAAAGCATCTGGTGCAATGCGAGGGAAGAGAAATGCATGTTCTATGAAAAATTTGGCCTCAAAAAGACTGAAAGAAAATTTACCAAAGCCGGCAAGGACTATGTGATCATGGAGCGCATTTTTTAA
- a CDS encoding nuclear transport factor 2 family protein — MKHLIIILISSLAWVQVSKSQSIMEKENVENVVKQFVQGANQRMEEQVDSVLDDNFRAVVNRAFGNDQLMLIPKPVYLDMLSEGKLGGDNRTIEYLWTDITGNNALVKVRLTGKATVFTTYISLVKNKENQWLIVSDQPHIEQVSDN, encoded by the coding sequence ATGAAACACTTAATTATTATTCTAATCAGTAGCCTGGCATGGGTTCAGGTGAGTAAATCGCAATCAATTATGGAAAAGGAAAATGTAGAAAATGTGGTAAAACAATTTGTGCAAGGAGCAAACCAGCGCATGGAGGAGCAGGTAGATAGCGTGCTGGATGATAACTTTCGGGCAGTGGTTAACCGGGCTTTTGGAAACGATCAGCTTATGCTAATCCCCAAGCCTGTTTACCTCGATATGCTAAGTGAGGGTAAGCTGGGCGGTGACAACCGTACAATTGAATACTTATGGACCGATATAACCGGTAATAATGCCTTGGTGAAAGTCAGGCTTACAGGCAAAGCCACGGTTTTTACCACATACATTTCGCTGGTAAAAAACAAAGAAAATCAATGGCTGATAGTCAGTGATCAACCCCATATAGAGCAGGTTTCAGATAATTGA
- a CDS encoding MarR family winged helix-turn-helix transcriptional regulator: MEKFDAELEDVYVFKLVRAAQAFKQYAYDALAKKGIDVTSDQWVVLKKVSEEPGINQRELAKAIYKDPASVTRILDVLVKKELIEKRQGKDRRIYEIRLSLRGEKLVEKTLGVAVDIRKSGLEGLSSEEIQIFKKALDQIFKNYSS, translated from the coding sequence ATGGAAAAATTTGATGCCGAACTTGAAGATGTCTATGTATTTAAGCTCGTGAGGGCAGCCCAGGCTTTTAAACAATATGCCTATGATGCCCTGGCGAAAAAAGGGATTGATGTCACCAGTGATCAATGGGTGGTATTGAAGAAAGTCAGTGAAGAGCCGGGTATCAATCAAAGAGAGCTGGCAAAGGCTATTTACAAAGACCCAGCCTCAGTGACCAGGATATTGGATGTATTGGTAAAGAAAGAACTGATAGAGAAGAGGCAGGGCAAAGACAGGAGAATTTATGAAATCAGGCTGTCACTGAGAGGGGAGAAGCTGGTAGAGAAAACGCTGGGTGTGGCAGTAGATATTCGCAAGAGTGGTTTGGAAGGCTTGAGCAGTGAAGAAATACAGATCTTTAAGAAAGCCCTTGATCAGATTTTTAAGAATTATTCAAGCTAG
- a CDS encoding RNA polymerase sigma factor produces MEEAELVRLFRHEGLRREAFAKLVQQYQKKVYGIVRKMVISHDDADDVVQEVFVKIWHNLDKFKGESGLFTWIYRIATNESLQFLRKKRRRMFFSADITEVLINNLTSEVHLDGDEVQLKLQKAILQLPDKQRLVFNLKYYEELKYEQIAEITESSVGSLKASYHHATKKIEEYLQGN; encoded by the coding sequence GTGGAAGAAGCAGAGTTAGTCAGGTTATTTCGACATGAGGGTTTAAGGCGCGAGGCCTTTGCTAAGCTGGTGCAGCAATACCAGAAAAAGGTATATGGCATTGTCAGAAAAATGGTCATCAGCCATGATGATGCTGATGATGTTGTGCAGGAGGTGTTCGTGAAAATCTGGCATAATTTGGATAAATTTAAAGGTGAGTCGGGACTTTTTACCTGGATTTACCGCATAGCCACCAATGAAAGCCTGCAGTTTCTCCGTAAAAAAAGAAGGCGCATGTTCTTTAGTGCAGATATTACAGAAGTGCTCATCAACAACCTGACCAGTGAAGTCCATTTGGATGGGGATGAAGTACAGCTAAAACTTCAAAAGGCGATATTACAGTTGCCAGATAAGCAAAGGCTGGTGTTTAATCTGAAGTATTATGAAGAGCTGAAGTACGAGCAAATAGCGGAGATAACAGAGAGTAGTGTGGGGAGTCTTAAAGCTAGCTATCACCATGCTACAAAAAAAATTGAAGAATATTTGCAGGGTAATTAA
- a CDS encoding SDR family oxidoreductase, whose protein sequence is MEKVLVVGANGLTGTEIIKILKNHGQYDPIAMIRDESQQSKFDEMGIETRTGDLEKDLSEVVEGVNKIIFAAGSGSKTGPDKTVAVDQEGAKKLIDEAKSHDIKKFVMLSSMGADEPESHEKLKHYLEAKHNADEHLINSGLNYTIVRPGRLINGEHQGHIHAGEKLHEQGQITREDVAQVLVAVLDHSQVRNRTFEIVNGDKSIEEALAEL, encoded by the coding sequence ATGGAAAAGGTATTAGTTGTAGGTGCCAATGGCCTTACTGGAACTGAAATAATAAAAATATTAAAGAACCATGGTCAATATGATCCCATTGCCATGATTCGTGATGAGTCGCAGCAAAGCAAGTTTGATGAAATGGGGATCGAGACCAGAACAGGCGATCTGGAAAAGGACCTTTCGGAGGTAGTGGAAGGAGTTAATAAAATCATATTTGCTGCTGGTTCAGGCTCCAAGACCGGGCCTGACAAAACGGTGGCTGTTGATCAGGAAGGTGCTAAAAAGCTGATTGATGAAGCCAAAAGTCATGACATCAAGAAGTTTGTAATGCTAAGCTCAATGGGAGCAGATGAGCCTGAGAGCCATGAAAAGCTAAAGCACTACCTGGAAGCGAAGCATAATGCTGATGAACACCTGATCAATAGCGGCCTCAATTATACCATAGTAAGACCCGGCCGACTTATTAACGGTGAGCACCAGGGACATATTCATGCCGGTGAAAAACTCCATGAGCAGGGCCAGATCACCCGCGAGGATGTAGCTCAGGTATTGGTAGCTGTACTCGACCACTCCCAGGTAAGGAACCGAACATTTGAGATCGTGAATGGGGATAAGAGTATTGAGGAGGCTTTGGCAGAGTTGTGA